The Nerophis ophidion isolate RoL-2023_Sa linkage group LG09, RoL_Noph_v1.0, whole genome shotgun sequence genome contains a region encoding:
- the LOC133558951 gene encoding histidine protein methyltransferase 1 homolog: MSFCFNFNVDGNPDGVDGSISLNYKTECATKPLEESGSRREPVKEAKEHFPPSDPQHLLDDAVFETVSIGALPPLHFLNETVFERTTSEREDAENVLSRTAEQRSDLIPGVYEGGLKVWECTYDLLEVIDREGETFGDKAVLDLGCGAGLLGILSLKRGAREIHFQDYNSTVIEQLTMSNVILNCQDDDCDLTETKYATPPPKRRALEAPSQHLLLSRCKFFSGDWRSFITLSSSQEPPLQYDIIMTSETIYNTAYYPALHDAFHKLLAPRGLVYLATKSHYFGVGGGLHLFETFVAERGVFSLDHLWDGEDGLQRHVVVLRFNKKAD; the protein is encoded by the exons ATGTCGTTCTGTTTTAATTTCAACGTGGATGGAAACCCAGACGGCGTGGACGGGAGTATATCGCTCAACTATAAGACCGAATGTGCAACGAAACCG TTGGAGGAAAGTGGCAGCCGAAGAGAGCCAGTAAAAGAGGCCAAGGAGCACTTCCCACCCTCTGACCCCCAGCACCTACTCGACGATGCCGTCTTCGAAACGGTCTCCATCGGTGCTCTCCCTCCCCTTCACTTCCTCAACGAGACCGTTTTTGAAAGGACCACCTCTGAGAGAGAGGACGCGGAGAACGTTCTGTCCCGCACGGCCGAGCAGAGGTCCGACCTCATCCCGGGGGTTTACGAGGGAGGGCTGAAGGTGTGGGAGTGCACCTATGATCTCCTGGAGGTGATCGACAGGGAAGGGGAGACGTTCGGCGACAAGGCGGTCTTGGATTTGGGCTGTGGGGCGGGGCTCTTGGGGATATTGTCTTTGAAAAGAGGAGCCAGGGAAATCCACTTCCAGGACTACAACAGTACCGTCATTGAGCAGCTGACTATGTCAAATGTCATTCTAAACTGCCAAGATGATGACTGTGACCTAACTGAGACAAAATATGCTACTCCGCCTCCCAAAAGAAGAGCTTTAGAGGCTCCATCCCAGCACCTGCTACTATCCAGGTGTAAATTCTTCTCCGGGGACTGGCGCTCATTTATTACTTTGTCCTCAAGTCAGGAGCCGCCGTTGCAATACGACATCATAATGACATCAGAGACCATATACAACACTGCTTACTACCCAGCGCTTCACGACGCCTTCCACAAACTGCTGGCGCCTCGCGGACTCGTCTACCTGGCCACCAAGTCCCACTACTTTGGAGTGGGCGGCGGCCTGCACCTGTTTGAGACTTTTGTGGCGGAAAGGGGCGTTTTCTCTCTGGATCACCTGTGGGATGGCGAAGACGGTCTTCAGAGACATGTTGTAGTTTTGCGTTTTAATAAAAAAGCAGACTAG
- the LOC133558952 gene encoding apoptosis regulator BAX-like, which translates to MAHPAGDVKPGNTTQQLLKLGADLLKYFIFEGVRRYGDRSAGVVVTREQLGGGELSNDNHKQLAECLLKFADEMDGNVKLDKMIETCPPNKEIFMKVALAIFSDGELTWGRVVALFYFTCRLVIKAVLHNIPDIIRTIISWTVDYLRENLLSWIRDQGGWEGIRAYLVTPTWQKLAVFLADVLTAVTAVTRKM; encoded by the coding sequence ATGGCGCACCCGGCAGGAGACGTAAAGCCTGGTAATACCACACAACAGTTACTAAAACTGGGAGCGGACTTGCTAAAATATTTCATTTTCGAGGGAGTTCGCCGCTACGGAGACCGCAGCGCCGGGGTGGTGGTGACCCGGGAGCAGCTGGGCGGGGGTGAGTTGTCCAATGACAACCACAAGCAGCTGGCTGAGTGCCTGCTGAAGTTCGCAGACGAAATGGACGGCAATGTTAAGCTCGATAAGATGATAGAAACATGTCCACCCAACAAGGAGATCTTTATGAAAGTGGCCCTTGCAATCTTCTCAGATGGAGAGCTCACCTGGGGCCGAGTGGTCGCCCTCTTTTACTTTACCTGTCGACTGGTCATTAAAGCTGTCCTCCATAACATCCCTGACATCATCAGAACCATCATCAGCTGGACCGTGGATTACCTCCGGGAGAATCTTCTCAGCTGGATCAGGGATCAAGGAGGCTGGGAGGGTATTCGGGCCTACTTGGTCACCCCCACTTGGCAAAAGTTGGCCGTCTTCTTGGCTGATGTTCTCACCGCCGTCACCGCCGTCACTcggaaaatgtga